Proteins from one Chaetodon auriga isolate fChaAug3 chromosome 19, fChaAug3.hap1, whole genome shotgun sequence genomic window:
- the nln gene encoding neurolysin, mitochondrial → MCALRVVVCRTLCRVSKPVLRMTIQNGSVIPARDCSQAGNKRNTLRWDLSPAEIRTTTDCLINRVKKVYDDIGSLKIENVTVENTLKALANVKLDYASSRHVLDFPQYVSPSKEVRTASTDADKKLSEFDVEISMREDVFKRITALQKKLQDDLSPEEKRFLDRLVTLGKRKGLHLSKDVQEEIKRTSKLISELSIEFNKNLNEDSTFLVFSEHELGGLADSYLNGLDKTADGRFKVTLEYPHYYPLMKRCYNPETRRKMEAAFHSRCKEVNTAILEELIQLRAKVADLLGYSSHANYVLEINMAKNASNVSEFLDTFHETLKPVGVKERKYILALKKRECLMKGYQFDGQINAWDLPYYMNQVEECKFAVNKDKLIEYFPLDVVTEGLLGIYQELLGLTFTKVEHAHVWHENVKLYSAQDAETGEEIGQFYLDLHPREGKYGHAACFGLQPGCRGPDGKRRLPVAAMVANFTKPRKGWPSLLQHHEVETYFHEFGHVMHELCSQTTFSEFSGTLVETDFVEVPSQMLENWVWEKEPLRRMSRHYRDGTPIPDNLLDKLIASRVANTGLMNLRQVVLSKVDQTLHSSPRADTTEVFAKHCRDILGVPATPGTNMTASFSHLAGGYDGQYYGYLWSEVYSMDIFFNRFKKEGIMNPKVGKEYRAVILEAGGAVDGMDMLKTFLGRAPRQDAFFQCKGLIRSQETETL, encoded by the exons ATGTGTGCGTTAAGAGTTGTGGTCTGCCGAACGCTTTGCAG GGTCTCCAAACCTGTCCTGAGGATGACCATCCAGAATGGATCCGTGATACCTGCCAGAGACTGCTCTCAGGCAGGAAATAAGAGAAACACCCTGAGATGGGACCTGTCACCAGCCGAGATCAGGACCACAACAGACTGCTTGATTAACAGAGTAAAGAAGGTGTATGATGACATCGGATCTCTAAAGATAGAGAACGTTACTGTCGAAAACACCCTGAAAGCTTTGGCTAATGTCAAGCTGGATTATGCCT CGTCACGTCATGTTCTCGACTTCCCCCAGTATGTTTCTCCGTCTAAAGAGGTGCGGACGGCGAGCACGGACGCAGACAAGAAGCTGTCTGAGTTTGACGTGGAGATCAGTATGAGGGAAGATGTGTTCAAGCGAATCACTGCCTTGCAG AAAAAGCTCCAAGACGACCTCTCACCTGAAGAAAAGCGATTCTTAGACAGACTCGTTACATTAGGCAAGAGGAAAGGATTGCACCTGTCTAAAGATGTACAAGAG GAAATAAAAAGAACCTCCAAGCTTATAAGTGAACTCTCCATAGAGTTTAACAAGAATCTGAATGAGGACAGCACGTTCCTCGTTTTCTCTGAGCATGAATTGG GCGGGCTAGCTGATAGCTACCTCAATGGACTGGACAAGACAGCAGATGGCCGGTTTAAAGTGACACTTGAATATCCTCATTACTATCCCCTGATGAAGAGGTGTTACAATCCCGAGACCAGGAGGAAGATGGAAGCAGCTTTTCACAGCAGGTGTAAAGAG gtAAACACAGCGATCCTGGAAGAGTTGATACAACTGAGGGCAAAGGTCGCAGACTTACTTGGTTACAGTAGCCACGCGAACTATGTGCTGGAGATTAACATGGCCAAGAATGCGAGCAATGTGTCTGAGTTTTTAG ATACATTCCATGAAACACTGAAGCCAGTTGGAGTCAAGGAGAGGAAATACATTCTCGCACTGAAGAAGCGGGAGTGCTTGATGAAGGGCTACCAGTTTGATGGACAGATCAACGCCTGGGACTTACCGTACTACATGAATCAAGTGGAGGAGTGCAAGTTCGCCGTGAACAAGGACAAACTGATCGAGTACTTCCCGCTTGACGTGGTGACAGAAGGACTGCTCGGTATCTACCAGGAGCTGCTGGGCCTCACGTTCACGAAGGTGGAACACGCTCACGTGTGGCACGAAAACGTCAAGCTTTACTCGGCCCAGGACGctgagacaggagaggagattGGTCAGTTCTACCTGGACTTACATCCGAG GGAAGGAAAGTACGGCCACGCAGCCTGCTTCGGGCTCCAGCCCGGCTGCAGAGGCCCTGATGGAAAGCGCAGGCTTCCAGTGGCAGCCATGGTGGCGAACTTTACCAAGCCCAGAAAAGGTTggccctctctcctccagcaccaTGAAGTGGAGACTTACTTTCACGAGTTTGGTCATGTTATGCACGAGCTGTGCTCTCAG accACTTTTTCAGAATTCAGTGGGACCCTGGTGGAGACGGACTTTGTGGAGGTGCCTTCGCAGATGCTTGAGAACTGGGTTTGGGAGAAGGAGCCTCTGAGAAGAATGTCTCGCCACTACAGGGACGGCACCCCGATCCCAGACAACCTGCTCGACAAACTGATCGCATCCAGAGTCGCCAACACTG GACTGATGAACCTGCGTCAGGTCGTCCTCAGCAAAGTGGATCAGACGCTACACAGCAGCCCTCGTGCAGATACAACTGAGGTGTTCGCAAAGCACTGCCGGGACATCCTGGGTGTTCCTGCTACGCCAG GTACCAATATGACAGCCAGTTTCAGCCACTTAGCTGGAGGTTATGATGGTCAGTACTATGGCTATCTGTGGAGCGAAGTCTACTCCATGGACATTTTCTTCAATCGATTTAAAAAGGAAGGCATCATGAATCCAAAG GTTGGGAAAGAGTACAGAGCGGTGATCCTGGAAGCAGGCGGCGCGGTGGACGGGATGGACATGCTGAAGACCTTCCTCGGACGCGCCCCGCGTCAGGATGCCTTCTTTCAGTGCAAAGGACTGATTAGATCACAGGAAACGGAAACGCTGTAA